A genomic region of Dickeya solani IPO 2222 contains the following coding sequences:
- a CDS encoding cupin domain-containing protein: protein MKIIRNGSQPSRPGPEAWFTGHVRIDAPFQATEPARVGGATVTFEPGARTAWHTHPLGQTLIVVQGRGWVQEWGKEIHEMNPGDIVWIPEGVKHWHGATAETAMTHIAIAESLNGSVVEWMEHVSDEQYPK from the coding sequence ATGAAGATTATTCGTAATGGCTCGCAGCCTTCCCGGCCAGGTCCGGAAGCGTGGTTTACCGGTCACGTACGCATTGACGCACCGTTTCAGGCGACAGAACCTGCCCGCGTGGGCGGCGCGACCGTCACCTTTGAACCCGGCGCACGCACCGCCTGGCACACCCATCCGCTGGGGCAAACGCTAATTGTGGTTCAGGGGCGAGGCTGGGTTCAGGAATGGGGCAAAGAAATTCATGAAATGAACCCGGGAGATATCGTATGGATCCCCGAAGGGGTGAAGCACTGGCACGGCGCGACGGCGGAAACGGCGATGACGCACATCGCAATTGCCGAGTCACTTAATGGCAGTGTGGTGGAATGGATGGAGCACGTCAGTGATGAGCAATACCCGAAATAA
- a CDS encoding SDR family oxidoreductase, whose translation MLTANQDHKVVVITGASSGLGEALARHLAAEGARLVLGARRLERLHALARSLGLPEAAVVSTDVTRPEQVQALVDRAVALYGRIDVMVNNAGLMPHSLLERRRIEDWDAMIDVNLKGVLYGIAAALPYMKQQQSGHIINTSSVAGHKVRPGSAVYAATKTAVRVISEGLRQEVKPYNIRTTVISPGAVESELVQSITDPDMAAGVKSFYDDYAISAESFARVVAFAIHQPDDVDINEILFRPTRQEL comes from the coding sequence ATGTTGACAGCGAATCAAGACCATAAAGTGGTGGTGATTACTGGCGCCAGCAGCGGGCTTGGCGAAGCGCTGGCTCGCCATCTGGCCGCGGAAGGCGCCCGGCTGGTATTGGGCGCCCGCCGGTTAGAGCGGTTACACGCGCTTGCCCGCTCGTTGGGGCTGCCTGAAGCTGCCGTAGTCAGCACCGATGTGACCCGGCCGGAACAGGTGCAGGCGCTGGTCGACCGTGCCGTTGCGCTGTACGGCCGCATTGACGTGATGGTCAACAACGCCGGATTAATGCCGCATTCCCTGCTGGAGCGACGCCGGATTGAGGACTGGGACGCCATGATCGATGTCAACCTGAAAGGGGTGCTGTATGGCATCGCCGCCGCGCTTCCCTATATGAAGCAGCAACAGAGCGGGCACATCATTAATACCTCTTCGGTGGCCGGACACAAAGTTCGCCCCGGCAGCGCGGTTTATGCCGCCACCAAGACCGCGGTGCGGGTCATTTCGGAAGGGCTTCGTCAGGAGGTCAAACCCTACAATATTCGCACCACCGTTATCTCGCCCGGCGCGGTGGAAAGCGAACTGGTGCAAAGTATTACCGATCCCGACATGGCGGCGGGCGTCAAGTCGTTCTATGACGACTATGCTATTTCTGCAGAGTCATTTGCCCGGGTCGTGGCCTTCGCCATCCACCAGCCTGACGATGTGGATATTAACGAAATTCTGTTCCGTCCGACCCGGCAGGAATTGTAA
- a CDS encoding NAD(P)-dependent alcohol dehydrogenase: MTMKVLGYAAQSSAAPLAPFHFTRRTPRPDDVVVEILYCGVCHSDLHQARNDWGFSHYPLVPGHEIIGRVTAVGAGVTKFKPDDLVGIGCLVDSCRVCQPCLQGLEQYCDEGNVQTYNGVDRHDHQPTYGGYSQQIVASQDFVLRIPASMDLKSAAPLLCAGITTWSPLRHWNVGKGSKVAVVGLGGLGHMAIKLAHALGAEVTLFTRSPGKEADARRLGADRIVLSTTASQMETVKGQFDLIIDTVPYEHDINPYMPTLTVDGTLVFVGLLGDINPMLNTVSMILGRRSVAGSCIGGIAETQEMLDFCGEHGITSDVEMIDIQNINAAYERMLKSDVKYRFVIDMASLA; encoded by the coding sequence ATGACCATGAAAGTACTGGGTTATGCCGCGCAGTCGTCAGCCGCGCCGTTAGCACCGTTTCACTTTACTCGCCGTACGCCGCGCCCCGATGATGTGGTGGTGGAGATTCTCTATTGCGGCGTTTGCCACTCCGATCTGCATCAGGCACGCAATGACTGGGGGTTTAGCCATTATCCGCTGGTACCCGGTCATGAAATCATCGGGCGTGTGACCGCCGTTGGCGCTGGCGTCACCAAATTCAAACCTGACGATCTGGTGGGTATCGGCTGCCTGGTGGATTCGTGTCGTGTGTGTCAGCCCTGTCTGCAGGGTTTGGAACAATACTGCGATGAAGGCAACGTGCAGACCTATAACGGGGTTGACCGTCATGATCACCAGCCGACCTACGGCGGCTATTCCCAGCAAATCGTCGCCTCGCAGGATTTTGTGCTGCGGATTCCCGCATCGATGGACCTGAAATCGGCGGCGCCGCTGCTGTGCGCGGGGATTACCACCTGGTCGCCGCTGCGCCACTGGAACGTCGGTAAAGGCAGCAAGGTGGCGGTGGTCGGATTGGGCGGTCTGGGCCATATGGCGATCAAACTGGCTCACGCACTCGGCGCGGAAGTGACGCTATTCACGCGTTCTCCCGGCAAAGAGGCCGACGCCCGGCGTTTAGGGGCTGACCGCATTGTGCTGTCGACGACGGCGTCGCAGATGGAGACGGTCAAAGGTCAGTTTGACCTGATTATCGACACCGTGCCCTACGAGCATGATATCAACCCTTACATGCCGACGCTGACGGTAGACGGCACCCTGGTGTTTGTGGGCCTGCTGGGCGACATCAACCCGATGCTCAACACCGTGTCGATGATTCTGGGGCGGCGGTCGGTAGCGGGTTCCTGTATCGGCGGGATTGCCGAGACGCAGGAAATGCTCGATTTCTGCGGCGAGCATGGCATTACTTCCGACGTGGAAATGATCGATATTCAGAACATCAACGCGGCCTATGAACGTATGTTGAAAAGCGACGTGAAATACCGGTTTGTCATCGATATGGCATCGTTGGCATAA
- the fis gene encoding DNA-binding transcriptional regulator Fis — MFEQRVNSDVLTVSTVNSQAQVTQKPLRDSVKQALKNYFAQLNGQDVNDLYELVLAEVEQPLLDMVMQYTRGNQTRAALMMGINRGTLRKKLKKYGMN, encoded by the coding sequence ATGTTCGAACAACGCGTGAATTCTGACGTACTGACCGTTTCCACTGTAAACTCTCAGGCTCAGGTAACCCAAAAACCCCTGCGCGACTCGGTTAAACAGGCACTGAAGAACTATTTCGCTCAACTGAATGGTCAGGATGTGAATGACCTGTATGAGCTGGTACTGGCTGAAGTAGAACAGCCGCTGTTGGACATGGTGATGCAGTACACCCGCGGCAACCAGACCCGCGCTGCTCTGATGATGGGCATCAACCGCGGTACGCTGCGTAAGAAACTGAAAAAATACGGTATGAACTGA
- the dusB gene encoding tRNA dihydrouridine synthase DusB, with amino-acid sequence MRIGQFQLPNRLIAAPMAGVSDRPFRALCYAMGAGMTVSEMLSSNPEVWRSDKSRLRMVHNDEPGIRAVQIAGGDPDEMAAAARINAENGAQVIDINMGCPAKKVNRKMAGSALLQYPALVKQILTAVVKAVDVPVTLKIRTGWAPEHRNCTEIAKLAEDCGIQALTVHGRTRACLFNGEAEYDSIRTVKQSVSIPIIANGDITDPRKARAVLDYTGADALMIGRAAQGRPWIFREIQHYLDTGELLPPLPLAEVKRLLIGHIRELHDFYGPGKGFRIARKHVSWYLQEHAPNDQFRRTFNAIEDASEQLEALKAYFENLA; translated from the coding sequence ATGCGCATTGGACAATTTCAGCTTCCCAATCGTTTGATTGCCGCCCCGATGGCGGGCGTTAGCGATCGCCCCTTTCGGGCACTCTGTTACGCGATGGGCGCTGGAATGACGGTCTCTGAAATGCTCTCTTCCAATCCGGAAGTGTGGCGTTCGGATAAGTCGCGACTGCGTATGGTACATAACGATGAGCCCGGTATCCGGGCGGTGCAGATCGCCGGCGGCGATCCGGACGAGATGGCGGCGGCCGCCAGAATCAACGCGGAGAACGGCGCGCAGGTCATCGACATCAACATGGGATGCCCGGCCAAGAAGGTCAACCGCAAGATGGCCGGATCGGCGTTGTTGCAGTATCCGGCGTTGGTAAAACAGATCCTGACTGCGGTGGTGAAGGCGGTAGACGTACCGGTAACGCTGAAAATCCGCACCGGCTGGGCGCCAGAGCACCGTAACTGTACCGAGATTGCCAAATTGGCTGAAGACTGTGGTATTCAGGCGCTCACCGTCCATGGACGCACGCGCGCGTGTCTGTTCAATGGCGAAGCGGAATACGACAGTATTCGGACAGTTAAGCAGAGCGTTTCCATTCCCATTATTGCGAATGGCGACATTACTGACCCGCGCAAAGCCAGAGCGGTTCTTGATTACACCGGGGCTGACGCCCTGATGATAGGACGAGCCGCTCAGGGAAGACCCTGGATCTTTCGGGAAATCCAGCATTATCTGGACACAGGGGAGCTGCTGCCCCCCCTGCCACTGGCAGAGGTCAAGCGCTTGTTGATCGGGCATATACGGGAATTGCACGACTTTTATGGTCCAGGCAAGGGATTTCGTATAGCACGTAAGCACGTGTCCTGGTATCTCCAGGAGCACGCCCCAAACGACCAGTTTAGGCGCACATTCAACGCCATAGAGGACGCCAGCGAACAGCTGGAGGCGTTGAAGGCATATTTTGAAAATCTTGCGTAA
- the prmA gene encoding 50S ribosomal protein L11 methyltransferase produces the protein MPWIQLKINASGAHAEQLGDALSESGAVSVTFQDTHDTPVFEPLPGETRLWGDTDVIGLYDAETDMAEVIAMLEQEPLLGAGFRHKIEQLEDKDWEREWMENFHPMQFGKRLWICPSWREVPDPNAVNVMLDPGLAFGTGTHPTTSLCLQWLDGLDLDGKTVIDFGCGSGILAIAALKLGAAHAIGIDIDPQAIQASRDNAQRNGVSERLELYLPKDQPANMSADVVVANILAGPLRELAPLIGVLPKNGGHLGLSGILASQAQSVAEAYEDRFQLDPVAEKEEWCRITGIRKPV, from the coding sequence ATGCCGTGGATTCAACTGAAAATCAATGCGTCCGGCGCACACGCGGAACAACTGGGCGACGCGCTGTCTGAAAGCGGCGCCGTCTCGGTCACGTTTCAGGACACGCACGACACGCCGGTGTTCGAACCGCTGCCGGGCGAAACCCGCTTATGGGGCGATACCGACGTCATCGGTCTGTACGACGCCGAAACCGACATGGCCGAGGTTATCGCCATGTTGGAGCAGGAACCGCTGCTTGGCGCCGGTTTCCGGCACAAAATCGAACAGTTGGAAGACAAGGACTGGGAGCGGGAATGGATGGAAAACTTCCATCCGATGCAGTTCGGCAAACGGCTGTGGATTTGCCCGAGCTGGCGCGAGGTACCGGACCCGAACGCGGTCAACGTGATGCTGGACCCCGGTCTGGCGTTTGGCACCGGCACCCACCCGACCACCTCACTGTGCCTGCAATGGCTCGACGGGCTGGATCTGGACGGCAAAACCGTCATCGACTTCGGCTGCGGCTCCGGCATTCTGGCGATTGCCGCGCTGAAACTCGGCGCTGCCCACGCCATCGGTATCGATATCGACCCGCAGGCGATTCAGGCCAGCCGCGACAACGCGCAGCGTAACGGCGTGTCCGAACGTCTGGAGCTGTATCTGCCGAAGGATCAGCCAGCAAATATGTCCGCCGACGTGGTGGTCGCCAACATTCTGGCCGGCCCGCTGCGCGAGCTGGCGCCGCTGATCGGCGTGCTGCCGAAGAACGGTGGTCACCTCGGTCTGTCCGGCATTCTGGCCTCGCAAGCGCAAAGCGTGGCGGAAGCCTATGAAGACCGGTTCCAGCTCGACCCGGTGGCGGAAAAAGAAGAGTGGTGCCGCATTACCGGCATCCGTAAACCAGTCTGA
- the panF gene encoding sodium/pantothenate symporter, with the protein MQNDVILPLIAYLLLVFGLSVYAWRRRQQGNFLTEYFIGNRSMGGFVLAMTLIGTYVSASSFIGGPGAAYKYGLGWVLLSMIQVPTMLLSLSILGKKFAILARRYNAITLNDMLYARYGSRLLVWFASLSLLVAFIGAMAVQFIGGARLLETVAHVPYNVGLLIFGITIALYTSFGGFRASVLNDALQGIVMLIGTLLLLAGVIYAAGGLPAAVGKLAQINPALVDPHGSNQLLSAPFMASFWVLVCFGVIGLPNTAVRCISYRDSKALHRGILIGTLVISVLMLGMHLAGALGRAILPNLTIPDQVLPELMLTVLPPLAAGIFLAAPTAAIMSNINAHLLQASATIVKDLYLSVYPQKISNERYIRHLSSFTTLLLGLLVLLASWRPPEMIIWLNLLAFGGLEAVFLWPLVLGLYWERANAAGALCSMFSGAVSYTLLASFNIQLAGFHPIVPSLLFSLVAFILGNRFGRQPAPAVAASSSL; encoded by the coding sequence ATGCAGAATGATGTCATCCTGCCGCTGATTGCTTATCTGCTACTGGTGTTCGGCCTGTCAGTCTATGCCTGGCGGCGTCGCCAGCAGGGCAACTTTCTCACCGAATATTTTATCGGCAACCGCTCGATGGGCGGCTTCGTGCTGGCGATGACGCTGATTGGTACTTATGTCAGCGCCAGTTCGTTCATCGGCGGCCCTGGCGCGGCCTACAAATACGGGCTGGGCTGGGTACTGCTGTCGATGATTCAGGTGCCGACAATGCTGTTGTCACTGAGCATCCTCGGCAAGAAGTTCGCTATTCTGGCGCGCCGTTACAACGCCATCACCCTCAATGACATGCTGTACGCCCGCTACGGCAGCCGTTTGCTGGTCTGGTTCGCCAGCCTGAGCCTGCTGGTGGCGTTTATCGGCGCGATGGCGGTGCAATTTATCGGCGGCGCCCGGCTGCTGGAAACCGTCGCCCACGTGCCCTACAACGTCGGGTTACTGATCTTCGGCATTACCATCGCGCTCTATACCTCGTTCGGCGGCTTTCGCGCCAGTGTGCTGAACGACGCGTTGCAGGGGATTGTGATGCTGATCGGCACCCTGCTGTTGCTGGCAGGCGTGATCTACGCCGCGGGCGGCTTGCCGGCCGCCGTCGGCAAACTGGCGCAGATCAACCCGGCGCTGGTCGATCCGCACGGCAGCAACCAGCTCCTGTCCGCGCCGTTCATGGCGTCGTTCTGGGTGCTGGTGTGTTTTGGCGTCATCGGCCTGCCCAATACCGCCGTGCGCTGCATTTCCTACCGTGACAGCAAAGCGCTGCACCGTGGCATCCTGATCGGCACCCTGGTCATCAGCGTACTGATGCTGGGTATGCATCTGGCCGGCGCGCTGGGGCGCGCTATCCTGCCCAACCTGACCATTCCTGATCAGGTGCTGCCGGAGCTGATGCTGACCGTGCTGCCGCCGCTGGCCGCCGGGATCTTCCTGGCTGCGCCGACCGCCGCCATCATGTCGAACATTAACGCCCATTTGCTGCAGGCTTCCGCGACGATCGTGAAAGATCTTTACCTGAGCGTCTATCCTCAGAAGATCAGCAACGAGCGTTATATCCGCCATCTGTCCAGTTTCACCACCCTGCTGCTCGGCCTGCTGGTGCTGCTGGCGTCGTGGCGACCACCGGAAATGATCATCTGGCTGAACCTGCTGGCGTTCGGCGGGCTGGAAGCGGTGTTCCTGTGGCCATTGGTGCTGGGGCTCTATTGGGAACGCGCCAACGCCGCCGGCGCGCTGTGTTCGATGTTCAGCGGTGCTGTCAGCTACACCCTGCTCGCCAGCTTCAACATCCAGCTGGCCGGCTTTCATCCGATTGTGCCATCGCTGCTGTTTAGCCTGGTGGCGTTTATTCTGGGCAACCGATTTGGGCGCCAGCCCGCGCCTGCGGTTGCCGCATCTTCATCACTTTGA
- a CDS encoding YhdT family protein — MDKRFLQAHREARWSLILTLAYLVAWTLFAYLPDNRPGLTGLPHWFELACLALPLLFIGLCWLMVRVVFRDVSLEDHDAE, encoded by the coding sequence ATGGATAAACGCTTTCTCCAGGCCCACCGCGAAGCCCGCTGGTCACTGATACTGACGCTGGCCTATCTGGTGGCCTGGACGCTCTTTGCCTATCTGCCCGACAACCGTCCCGGCCTGACTGGCCTGCCGCACTGGTTCGAACTGGCCTGCCTGGCGTTGCCGCTGCTGTTTATCGGCCTGTGCTGGCTGATGGTGCGCGTGGTGTTCCGCGATGTTTCACTGGAGGATCACGATGCAGAATGA
- the accC gene encoding acetyl-CoA carboxylase biotin carboxylase subunit, whose translation MLDKIVIANRGEIALRILRACKELGIKTVAVHSTADRDLKHVLLADETVCIGPAPSTKSYLNIPAIIAAAEITGAVAIHPGYGFLSENADFAEQVERSGFIFIGPRADTIRLMGDKVSAISAMKKAGVPCVPGSDGPLGDDMDKNRSIGKRIGYPVIIKASGGGGGRGMRVVRSEKELEQSIAMTRAEAKAAFNNDMVYMEKYLENPRHVEIQILADGQGNAIYLAERDCSMQRRHQKVVEEAPAPGITADLRRYIGERCAKACVDINYRGAGTFEFLFENGEFYFIEMNTRIQVEHPVTEMITGVDLIKEQLRIAAGQPLSIKQEEVKVRGHAVECRINAEDPNTFLPSPGKITRFHAPGGFGVRWESHIYAGYTVPPHYDSMIGKLITYGESRDIAISRMKNALAELIIDGIKTNVELQMRIMSDENFQHGGTNIHYLEKKLGLQ comes from the coding sequence ATGCTAGATAAAATTGTCATCGCCAACCGCGGTGAGATTGCGCTACGTATTTTGCGTGCCTGTAAAGAACTGGGCATCAAAACCGTCGCCGTGCACTCCACGGCGGACCGCGATCTGAAACACGTATTGCTGGCGGACGAAACCGTGTGCATCGGCCCGGCGCCGTCCACGAAAAGCTACCTGAATATCCCGGCGATCATTGCAGCAGCGGAAATCACCGGCGCGGTAGCGATCCACCCTGGTTACGGTTTCCTGTCCGAAAACGCCGACTTCGCCGAGCAGGTTGAGCGTTCCGGCTTCATTTTCATCGGTCCGCGCGCCGACACCATTCGCCTGATGGGCGACAAGGTGTCGGCCATCAGCGCCATGAAAAAAGCCGGCGTTCCCTGTGTACCGGGTTCTGACGGCCCACTGGGCGACGACATGGACAAGAATCGCTCCATCGGCAAGCGCATCGGTTATCCGGTAATTATCAAAGCCTCTGGCGGCGGCGGCGGTCGCGGTATGCGCGTAGTGCGTAGCGAAAAAGAGCTGGAGCAATCTATCGCTATGACCCGCGCGGAAGCCAAAGCGGCGTTCAATAACGACATGGTCTACATGGAAAAATACCTGGAAAATCCGCGTCATGTGGAAATCCAGATACTGGCCGACGGCCAGGGCAACGCCATCTATCTGGCGGAGCGCGATTGTTCCATGCAGCGCCGCCACCAGAAAGTCGTGGAAGAAGCACCAGCGCCGGGCATCACCGCCGATCTGCGTCGCTATATCGGCGAACGCTGTGCCAAAGCTTGTGTGGACATCAACTACCGCGGTGCCGGTACGTTCGAGTTCCTGTTCGAAAATGGCGAGTTCTATTTCATCGAAATGAACACCCGTATTCAGGTAGAGCACCCGGTTACCGAAATGATCACCGGCGTGGACCTGATCAAGGAACAGCTGCGCATCGCCGCCGGCCAGCCGCTGTCCATCAAGCAGGAAGAGGTCAAAGTACGCGGTCATGCGGTGGAATGCCGTATCAACGCCGAAGACCCGAACACCTTCTTGCCGAGTCCGGGCAAAATCACCCGTTTCCACGCGCCGGGCGGTTTTGGCGTGCGTTGGGAATCGCACATTTATGCCGGTTACACCGTACCGCCGCATTACGATTCCATGATCGGCAAGCTGATCACCTACGGTGAAAGCCGCGATATCGCCATTTCCCGTATGAAAAACGCCCTGGCGGAACTGATCATTGATGGCATCAAGACCAATGTGGAATTGCAGATGCGCATCATGTCCGACGAAAACTTCCAGCATGGTGGCACCAACATCCACTATCTGGAGAAGAAACTCGGCCTGCAGTAA
- the accB gene encoding acetyl-CoA carboxylase biotin carboxyl carrier protein: protein MDIRKIKKLIELVEESGIAELEISEGEESVRISRTPAPGSYPMMQQAYAPMPQFAPAVAPAAAPAAVAEAAAPAAISGHVVRSPMVGTFYRTPSPDAKAFVEIGQQVKVGDTLCIVEAMKMMNQIEADKAGVVKAILVESGQPVEFDEPLVVIE, encoded by the coding sequence ATGGATATTCGTAAAATCAAGAAACTGATCGAACTGGTTGAAGAATCTGGCATCGCCGAACTGGAAATCTCCGAAGGGGAAGAGTCAGTACGCATCAGTCGCACTCCGGCGCCGGGTAGCTATCCCATGATGCAACAGGCCTACGCGCCAATGCCTCAGTTCGCTCCAGCGGTGGCACCGGCTGCTGCGCCCGCCGCCGTGGCAGAAGCCGCCGCACCTGCCGCTATCAGCGGTCACGTCGTGCGCTCGCCGATGGTCGGCACCTTCTACCGCACGCCGAGCCCGGACGCTAAAGCCTTCGTGGAAATCGGCCAGCAGGTAAAAGTGGGCGATACCCTGTGCATCGTTGAAGCAATGAAAATGATGAACCAGATCGAAGCGGACAAAGCGGGCGTGGTGAAAGCCATTCTGGTTGAAAGCGGCCAGCCGGTTGAATTTGACGAGCCACTGGTTGTCATCGAATAA
- the aroQ gene encoding type II 3-dehydroquinate dehydratase — translation MADKFHILLLNGPNLNLLGTREPDKYGHTTLAEIVSRLEQDAATLNVQLSHLQSNAEHELIDRIHQARGNTDFILINPAAFTHTSVALRDALLAVAIPFIEIHLTNVYAREPFRHHSYLSDVSAGVICGLGADGYHYGLQTAVKRLSTSN, via the coding sequence ATGGCAGACAAGTTTCACATTTTGCTCCTTAACGGTCCAAACCTGAATCTGCTGGGAACCCGTGAGCCGGACAAATACGGCCATACGACGCTGGCGGAGATCGTGAGCCGACTGGAGCAGGATGCGGCAACGCTGAACGTGCAGCTTTCCCACCTGCAGTCGAATGCAGAACATGAACTGATTGACCGTATCCATCAGGCCAGAGGAAACACCGATTTCATTCTGATTAACCCGGCAGCCTTTACCCACACCAGTGTGGCGCTGCGGGATGCCTTGCTGGCGGTCGCCATCCCGTTTATCGAGATCCATCTGACCAACGTGTACGCACGTGAACCCTTCCGTCATCACTCCTACCTGTCCGATGTGTCGGCCGGGGTGATCTGCGGTCTGGGGGCAGACGGATACCATTATGGTTTACAGACGGCGGTAAAACGCCTGTCAACATCCAATTAA
- the msrQ gene encoding protein-methionine-sulfoxide reductase heme-binding subunit MsrQ, translated as MRLTARHITALKVVLHLAAFLPLVWLVFAVNQGAFSADPAKDIQHFTGRMALKLLLATLMVTPLARYGKQPLLIRCRRLLGLWCFAWASLHLLSYTLLELGVNHLDLLGKEVFLRPYLTLGMASWLILLALTVTSTQSAQRKLGARWQKLHNLIYLVAILAPVHYLWSVKSLSPLPIIYASVAVILLLFRYKKLRQWRR; from the coding sequence ATGCGTTTAACCGCCCGACACATCACAGCCCTGAAAGTGGTGCTCCATCTGGCGGCGTTCCTGCCGCTGGTATGGCTGGTGTTCGCCGTCAATCAGGGCGCGTTCAGCGCCGATCCGGCAAAAGATATCCAGCATTTTACCGGCAGAATGGCGCTGAAACTGCTGCTGGCGACATTGATGGTGACGCCGCTGGCGCGCTACGGTAAACAGCCGTTGCTGATTCGCTGTCGTCGCCTGCTGGGGCTGTGGTGCTTCGCCTGGGCCAGCCTGCACCTGCTCAGCTACACCTTGCTGGAGTTGGGGGTTAATCATCTTGATCTGCTGGGAAAAGAGGTTTTCCTGCGACCTTACCTGACGCTCGGCATGGCGAGCTGGCTGATACTGCTGGCGCTGACGGTAACGTCCACCCAGTCGGCACAGCGAAAACTGGGAGCCCGCTGGCAAAAGCTGCATAATCTCATTTATCTGGTCGCGATCCTCGCCCCGGTTCATTATCTTTGGTCGGTAAAATCGCTATCGCCACTGCCGATCATTTACGCGTCAGTTGCCGTCATCTTGCTGCTTTTTCGCTACAAGAAGTTGCGTCAGTGGCGCCGTTAA
- the msrP gene encoding protein-methionine-sulfoxide reductase catalytic subunit MsrP gives MSRHRKLTDADVTPESLFHQRRTVLKALGLTAATLSLSSGARADLLNWFQGKKAPVAPPGKPLTFSQPPQWRPELALTPEDKVTGYNNFYEFGLDKADPAANAGGLKTEGWKVRIDGEVAKPITLDIDDIRRRFALEERIYRFRCVEAWSMVIPWVGFELSQLIKLAEPTSDARYVAFQTLYDPAQMPGQKDSFMGGGLDYPYVEGLRMDEAMHPLTLLAVGVYGKTLPPQNGAPIRLVTPWKYGFKNIKSIVHIRLTRQPPPSTWNLSAPNEYGFYANVNPNVDHPRWSQASERVIGAGGLLNVQRQPTLMFNGYADQVASLYQGLDLRANF, from the coding sequence ATGTCCAGACATCGCAAATTAACCGACGCCGATGTGACGCCGGAATCTCTGTTCCACCAACGTCGAACCGTCCTCAAGGCGCTGGGCCTTACCGCCGCCACGCTGAGCCTGTCGTCCGGCGCGCGCGCCGACCTGCTCAACTGGTTCCAGGGCAAAAAGGCGCCTGTCGCCCCGCCCGGCAAGCCGCTGACGTTCAGTCAGCCGCCGCAGTGGCGCCCGGAACTGGCGTTAACGCCGGAAGACAAGGTCACCGGCTACAACAATTTCTACGAATTCGGCCTGGACAAGGCCGACCCTGCCGCCAACGCGGGCGGTCTCAAAACCGAGGGCTGGAAAGTCCGGATTGACGGTGAAGTCGCCAAACCTATCACGCTGGACATCGACGACATTCGCCGCCGTTTCGCGCTGGAAGAACGAATCTACCGCTTTCGCTGCGTCGAAGCCTGGTCGATGGTGATCCCGTGGGTCGGATTTGAACTGTCGCAGTTGATAAAACTGGCCGAACCAACCAGCGACGCCCGTTATGTCGCCTTCCAGACGCTCTATGACCCGGCGCAAATGCCCGGCCAGAAAGACAGTTTCATGGGTGGCGGCCTGGACTATCCCTACGTCGAAGGGTTACGCATGGACGAAGCCATGCACCCGCTGACGTTGCTGGCGGTCGGTGTATACGGCAAAACGCTGCCGCCGCAAAACGGCGCGCCGATACGGCTGGTGACGCCGTGGAAATACGGCTTCAAGAACATTAAATCCATCGTGCATATCCGTCTGACCCGGCAGCCGCCGCCGTCCACCTGGAATCTGTCCGCGCCCAACGAGTACGGGTTTTACGCCAACGTCAATCCGAACGTCGACCATCCGCGCTGGTCGCAGGCCAGCGAACGGGTGATCGGCGCCGGCGGCTTGTTGAACGTTCAACGCCAGCCGACACTGATGTTCAACGGCTATGCCGACCAGGTCGCCTCGCTGTATCAGGGGCTGGATTTACGAGCGAACTTCTGA